From Quercus robur chromosome 8, dhQueRobu3.1, whole genome shotgun sequence:
AATTTTCATTTAcctttatattttcaaatttacttTGTAGAATTCACATAACTATGCGAATGTGATTTATCATAGGTTTAAGAATTCTGACATTAATTGAGTTTATTTGTGtgaacatggaaaaaaaaaaggtcctacAATCCAGATATAGAGAAGATCACCTCGATTTATGATGCTCTAGTGCACCAGAAGTTTCTTACTAATGCTATTCAACGTATTGAAGAGATGAAAGTGAGTATATTCAGCACGGCTCACTTATTTCTTGGTGTCAAAGTTGGAATTAACAATTTTTCTTCTCCCTTTTAGCAGGCAAAGCTGCTTGGTAAACAAATTGTTCCACTGGAACCTGACAGCATTGAAGtaggaaaggaaaaggaaagtcAATCAAGTGAAGTaagagaaagataaataataaaaaagctaCTATAAACTTCTACACCAATATTCTCAATTAATGtagtttttttgtgtaaaatgtGTTAATCATTTCAATGTATTTTACTCGTAGGTACCTGTTCTTGATATAAAGGATTCAAATTTTATGGCTGAAGAGTCTGTAGATCCTAATGGAAGGAGGTATTGAGATTTTATTTCTTGAATTTAGTCTAATTTTTTCATAGATTATCAGCATCTGTACTTCTGGTTTTTTGGCACATTTGAGCATTGtaaatatatatgcatatagCCATAAGTCACTAGCTGTTGGAAAGTGAGGTTCAAGGCATCTCAGATTTGGTAACTGAGCTTTCGCTACTGTTCTATAGGAATCCAGTGATGGAAGATCATCACCAGCAAAAGACATGCTTCCTTGGGGGGCCGCACCTTAGTATTGACTACCTAAAAACCCAAAGTAACTGGAACCTTCAATGTGGTAGCAGTAGCACATCCCAAGGTTGACATTATGGCAGCTTTCATGGTTTTACATGACAAGCAGTAGGATTAGTATCTGTTACTGGGTACTGTTGTGGTTTTGTAGCCCCGTTTCTCTAAATATGTTGAATGTGGAACATGATTTACTATATAAATCCCAAAACAAAAGAGGTGCCTAGAGGTTTTGAGAATTGTAGTGATCTGTTTAATGTATCTTTCTGGTGACAagtcatttttgttttctgggCCAATGGCAATGGAAGCTGTCATGAAAAATAATTGCAAGCCCTAAAATGGTGTcattataagaaattttttccTTGTGATTAATGGCTCTAATCATAAATGAGGAATTGGCTTTTCCAAAATGATATTGTCGGGTCGTTATTGTTGACTCGATACGCGCGTGTCGGATTGTGATTGATGTGCTCTTAAATCCTGATTTGTGTTGGTAAGTCAAGTCCGCTACTCACGTCATGTTATGATTTATGAATGGAATCGATGACGGTTACTGGTGCATTATTGATCATGCCATATGAATGTAACAAATAGAGAGACTGTAAGAGGGAATCAATCatgattaataatttgcattaaTGAGTGATAAATGAGAGAAGGTAGGAATaagtgaggagagagaaaaagagaattttcattaataagTACCATAATAAActtctttccttataaaaaatacttaaaaacacaaataagtTCATAGTAGATTTTGATTTGAATTCTTGCACTATGAATTGCATCTTTGGGCCAATTTTTCAATACCAACAAGCTTACATATACCATGAGAATGAAACTTATATTTG
This genomic window contains:
- the LOC126693976 gene encoding uncharacterized protein LOC126693976 isoform X1 codes for the protein MQQKMRSYNPDIEKITSIYDALVHQKFLTNAIQRIEEMKQAKLLGKQIVPLEPDSIEVGKEKESQSSEVPVLDIKDSNFMAEESVDPNGRRNPVMEDHHQQKTCFLGGPHLSIDYLKTQSNWNLQCGSSSTSQG
- the LOC126693976 gene encoding uncharacterized protein LOC126693976 isoform X2; amino-acid sequence: MQQKMRSYNPDIEKITSIYDALVHQKFLTNAIQRIEEMKAKLLGKQIVPLEPDSIEVGKEKESQSSEVPVLDIKDSNFMAEESVDPNGRRNPVMEDHHQQKTCFLGGPHLSIDYLKTQSNWNLQCGSSSTSQG